DNA sequence from the Arthrobacter jinronghuae genome:
CTGCCGGCCGGGCGGGTGCCGGGACCGGGGGAGCGGACGACGTCGGGCTCCGAGGCGCTGCGCTCGGTGGACTCGATCAGGCGGTACGCACTGGAGGAAGCGTGCGAGAGGTTGGGCGCAGTGAAGCGTCGCCGGGCGGGCGCCCCGCAGTCGGGGCAAGGGAGGGAAGCGGGCGCGGAGCCCATGCTCAGCCGGACCTCGAAGTCCGGGCAGATCGACCCTGCCGAACCACCGGCAGCACAGCGGTAGGCGTAGAGCGGCATGTCGAAAGCCTTTCGATTCCACGCGGGAGCGTCATGGACTGGAAATAGCGGTGCCGCTCCGGCTTGCCCGACAGCCTAGGGACGGGACCGGTGCGAGTCAACGGTAGGTGCGCGATGGCGATATTCGACCGGCTGGAATTGTTTCCGGGAATTATCAGAATGAATTATAAAGGGATATCAGCATTAGGACTTTCGCTATTTCTATCGATTGCATCGGTGAGTAAAGCGCAATGCTTTCGTGGCGCAGCGCTCTCCGTGGAGCATGGTTCGAGCCCTTGCGCTCGATTGGTCCTGCCGCGGCATTAGTGCTATGTGGGCGTTTCTGCGATTGATCGAGAGGGCACCGTTGCAATCCGTTATTTACTGTAATTGGCGCTTTATGCCATAAAGTTTAGCGTTATGAATTCCGACTCTTCACCCCCAGGGCACGCCGCAGGCACCACCGACGGTTCAAGCGGGCCCGGGTTGCCGATGCGCAGACCCGCCGGCCGCCCAGTTGAACGTGTGAAAAAAGCGCTGCGTACTGCTGCTTCCGCCCCGGCTCTTAGCCTCCATCCCGGGCTGGTCCCGGGCATCAGCGTTGAGGACACCGGGGTCAGCTATCCGACCCGGCGCGGTGTGTTCATTTTTGCCATGGCCATCTCTCTCGCCGTTCTGGCGTGGGCGATTTTTGCCCCCGGCAACCTGAGTTCCGTGGGCACCGGCATGCAGGGCTGGGTGGTTGTGCATTTCGGCTGGCTGTTTAACGCCACCATGGTTGCAGCCGCGATCTTCATGCTGGTGGTCGGCTTCGGTCCGACCGGCAAGATCCGGCTGGGGGCCGACGACAGCACGCCGGAGTACTCCACGGCGTCCTGGATCTCCATGCTGTTCGCAGCTGGTCTGGGCATCGCGCTGATCTTCTACGGGCCGATGGAACCGCTCAGCCATTTCCTCTCCCCGCCGCCCTCGACTGATGCCGAGGCCGGCACCTCCGCCGCCATCCTGCCGGCCATGGCGACCACCTTCCTGCACCAGGCCAGTCTCGCCTGGGTCATCTACGCCCTGGTGGGCGGCGCCCTGGCCTACGCCTCGTTCCGGCGAGGCCGGTTGCCGCTGATATCGTCGCTGTTTGAACCGGTCTTCCCCGACGGCAACAACCGGGTACTGGGAAAGATCATCGATGTTTCCGCCGTGCTGGTGACACTGTTCGGCACCGCGACCTCGCTGGGCATCGGCGCGCTCCAGATCCGCACCGGAGTCTCGATCATCACGGGCCAGGAGCTGGGCAACAGCTTCGTCGTCGTCGCCATCAGCCTCCTGACGGTAGTCTTCACCATTTCCGCGGTCGCCGGCATCAAGAAGGGCATCCGGCTGCTCTCCAACCTCAACATGACCCTGGTCATTCTGCTGACGCTCTTTGTCCTGCTGACCGGGCCGACGTTCTTCCTGCTCGATCTGCTGCCGGCCTCGCTCATCGCGTTTGTCGGCAACCTGCCGGACATGCTGACCGTCTTCGCCGGCCAGGGCGCCGAGCAGGAGGCCTTCCTGACCGGCTGGACCACCCTGTACTGGGCCTGGTGGATCTCCTGGTCGCCGTTCGTGGGAATGTTCATCGCCAAGATCTCCAAGGGCCGCACCCTGCGCCAGTTCGTCACCGTCGTCGTCTTCGTTCCCTTGACCATCTCCATCTGCTGGTACACGGTCTTCGGCGGCACCGCCATCTGGATGAACCGGAACGGGCAGGACCTGGCCGTGAAGGGCAGCGGAGAGAACGTCATGTTCGATCTGCTGGCCAACCTGCCGTTCAGCTCGGTGACGCCCATCGTGTGCATGCTCGCGATTCTGGTCTTCTTTGTCACCG
Encoded proteins:
- a CDS encoding FmdB family zinc ribbon protein, with protein sequence MPLYAYRCAAGGSAGSICPDFEVRLSMGSAPASLPCPDCGAPARRRFTAPNLSHASSSAYRLIESTERSASEPDVVRSPGPGTRPAGRNTTNPLHRKLPRPD
- a CDS encoding BCCT family transporter; protein product: MKKALRTAASAPALSLHPGLVPGISVEDTGVSYPTRRGVFIFAMAISLAVLAWAIFAPGNLSSVGTGMQGWVVVHFGWLFNATMVAAAIFMLVVGFGPTGKIRLGADDSTPEYSTASWISMLFAAGLGIALIFYGPMEPLSHFLSPPPSTDAEAGTSAAILPAMATTFLHQASLAWVIYALVGGALAYASFRRGRLPLISSLFEPVFPDGNNRVLGKIIDVSAVLVTLFGTATSLGIGALQIRTGVSIITGQELGNSFVVVAISLLTVVFTISAVAGIKKGIRLLSNLNMTLVILLTLFVLLTGPTFFLLDLLPASLIAFVGNLPDMLTVFAGQGAEQEAFLTGWTTLYWAWWISWSPFVGMFIAKISKGRTLRQFVTVVVFVPLTISICWYTVFGGTAIWMNRNGQDLAVKGSGENVMFDLLANLPFSSVTPIVCMLAILVFFVTAADSAANVMGSMSQSGRPVPSKSVTIIWSAALGLIAMFLLLAGGRNALSGLQAIMVTCALPFTIILVGVMVSWAKDLRNDPLMIRRRYALEAISGGVRRGIDEHGDDFVFGTAHVPEAEGAGADFESDDPALTEWYTDNVQDPDVVEGPEEEHSGKAKAGAVD